The Gadus macrocephalus chromosome 21, ASM3116895v1 genome has a segment encoding these proteins:
- the col10a1b gene encoding collagen alpha-1(X) chain codes for MDLRVTSVLFVLLALVAATPDRHYQHARVTKSYPVKGHQVKAQQVKSQVGAQGPPGEPGPMGPSGPPGEAGHGYQGPAGPPGAPGSPGRSQAGKPGTPGSSGKPGSNGGPGLQGAPGSHGAMGPRGSPGSSGSPGPAGLTASGKPGPHGLPGSMGPRGETGLKGHPGIPGLPGLKGERGHGSVGPQGAPGAGGPQGPSGMPGLPGVGKPGASGYPGESGKGGSPGRDGAPGPMGMQGPKGHTGAPGMGGAGKPGQNGSPGLPGSHGQKGPQGPSGQPGAPGIDGNGKPGTPGNPGIRGSPGTSGTTGQKGEPGHTGYTGQPGGLGTIGPVGPQGARGFQGETGAVGPKGDLGLVGEPGSKGTKGDQGAQGFTGKAGAPGLTGPGGATGHTGPLGPKGVQGHGGSPGSPGSNGAPGPKGHTGHSGPPGKSGENGAPGGRGLGGPPGITGPAGAKGHPGHPGQPGPAGLTAKGISGPMGPPGNTGARGHDGLPGAAGRPGPPGPPGEMAYHHEMAMPMKAEEYAMPHEMKAPMSAFSAVLTTAYPAAGQPIAFNQVLYNGEGHYDAHSGVFSCQVPGLYYFSYHVHVNGANALVALYHNEEPVLFSYDEYNKGFLDQLSGSTVLQLQAHDRVFIQVPDEESNGVFAADNVHCSFSGFLIAST; via the exons ATGGATCTCCGCGTCACCAGCGTTCTGTTCGTCCTGCTCGCTCTCGTCGCAGCGACTCCCGATCGGCACTACCAACACGCCAGGGTCACCAAGAGCTACCCCGTCAAGGGCCACCAGGTTAAGGCCCAGCAGGTCAAGAGCCAGG TCGGTGCCCAGGGCCCTCCCGGTGAGCCAGGCCCCATGGGCCCCTCTGGACCCCCTGGTGAGGCCGGCCACGGGTACCAGGGAcccgccggcccccccggcGCCCCCGGGAGCCCGGGCCGTTCTCAGGCTGGCAAACCCGGAACCCCCGGGAGCTCCGGGAAACCAGGAAGCAACGGGGGCCCAGGCCTCCAGGGTGCGCCCGGGTCCCACGGGGCCATGGGCCCCCGAGGGTCGCCAGGGTCCTCCGGGAGCCCGGGACCCGCTGGGTTGACCGCCTCGGGCAAACCCGGCCCCCACGGCCTGCCTGGGTCCATGGGGCCCCGAGGAGAGACCGGTCTGAAGGGACACCCCGGCATCCCCGGCCTCCCCGgcctgaagggagagagaggccacGGGTCGGTCGGACCCCAGGGCGCCCCCGGCGCAGGAGGCCCTCAGGGGCCCTCCGGCATGCCCGGCTTACCTGGAGTCGGCAAGCCCGGAGCCTCCGGGTACCCCGGCGAATCAGGGAAGGGCGGCAGCCCGGGAAGAGACGGCGCCCCAGGACCGATGGGCATGCAGGGGCCCAAGGGCCACACCGGGGCCCCCGGCATGGGAGGGGCAGGCAAGCCTGGTCAGAACGGCTCGCCCGGTCTGCCAGGGTCCCACGGGCAGAAGGGGCCTCAGGGGCCCTCCGGACAGCCCGGCGCCCCCGGCATCGACGGTAATGGTAAACCAGGAACCCCCGGGAACCCGGGCATCAGGGGGTCCCCCGGTACCTCCGGCACCACGGGACAGAAGGGAGAGCCCGGCCACACCGGGTACACGGGCCAGCCCGGCGGCCTCGGCACCATCGGCCCCGTCGGCCCCCAGGGGGCCAGAGGGTTCCAGGGAGAGACCGGCGCCGTGGGACCCAAGGGCGACCTCGGGTTGGTGGGCGAGCCAGGGTCCAAGGGGACCAAGGGCGACCAAGGTGCTCAGGGATTCACAGGTAAGGCCGGAGCCCCAGGGCTGACTGGTCCAGGGGGAGCTACTGGTCACACTGGTCCCCTGGGCCCCAAAGGAGTCCAGGGACACGGCGGGTCCCCAGGCAGCCCCGGCTCCAACGGCGCCCCCGGGCCAAAGGGCCACACCGGACACTCCGGACCCCCCGGGAAGAGCGGCGAGAACGGAGCTCCAGGCGGCCGAGGGCTCGGCGGCCCCCCCGGCATCACCGGCCCCGCCGGAGCCAAGGGCCACCCCGGCCACCCCGGCCAGCCCGGCCCCGCCGGCTTGACGGCTAAGGGGATCAGCGGCCCCATGGGGCCCCCCGGAAACACGGGAGCCCGTGGCCACGACGGGCTCCCCGGAGCCGCCGGAAggcccggcccccccggccccccgggagAGATGGCCTACCACCACGAGATGGCCATGCCCATGAAGGCCGAGGAGTACGCGATGCCCCACGAGATGAAGGCCCCCATGTCGGCCTTCAGCGCCGTGCTGACCACCGCCTACCCCGCCGCCGGCCAGCCCATCGCGTTCAACCAGGTGCTGTACAACGGCGAGGGCCACTACGACGCCCACAGCGGGGTCTTCTCCTGCCAGGTGCCCGGCCTCTACTACTTCTCCTACCACGTGCACGTGAACGGCGCCAACGCCCTGGTGGCGCTCTACCACAACGAGGAGCCCGTCCTCTTCTCCTACGACGAGTACAACAAGGGCTTCCTGGACCAGCTGTCGGGCAGCACCGTGCTGCAGCTGCAGGCGCACGACCGGGTCTTCATCCAGGTGCCGGACGAGGAGAGCAACGGCGTCTTCGCGGCGGACAACGTGCACTGCTCCTTCTCCGGGTTCCTGATCGCCTCCACgtga
- the frk gene encoding tyrosine-protein kinase SRK2: protein METRCQDLREACRSCCSACLSYFKKAPPDSRPRRSSDPIVIGPPQPRVPGLAPEAVKYVYVALFDYAARTEDDLSFNTGDKLEALDKSAGDWWVARALTGLSVNQQGYIPSNYVAPVESIESEPWYFPDTKRLDAEKQLLAGGNKHGAFLIRNCESQRGELSLSVLDRGKAKHYRLRRGENGHYHVSKNRTFETLKELVQHYSLQEDGLCAKLLEPCKRMEAPQTHGLSYQDQWEIPRSSLRLLKRLGAGQFGEVYEGLWNNTTPVAVKTLKPGTMDSEDFLREAQIMKKLRHPKLIQLYAVCTLEAPIYIITELMSNGSLLEFLQKDNGSKLGIRDQIEVAAQVASGMAFLELQNYIHRDLAARNVLVGENNVCKVADFGLARVFIVENEDYYVAREGTKFPVKWTAPEAIHNGKFTIKSDVWSFGILLHEIITFGQMPYPNMSNLQVVSKVPTGYRMPAPPHCPKMMYEIMQDCWKAEEQDRPTFETLQWKLEGYFDPDVTSYDDANRY, encoded by the exons ATGGAGACCCGGTGCCAGGACCTCCGGGAGGCATGCCGCTCCTGCTGTTCGGCGTGTCTGTCCTACTTTAAGAAGGCTCCTCCGGACAGCCGGCCGCGCCGCAGTAGTGATCCCATCGTGATTGGGCCCCCTCAGCCCAGGGTCCCCGGCCTGGCACCCGAAGCGGTCAAGTACGTCTACGTCGCCCTATTTGATTACGCCGCGCGCACGGAGGACGACCTGAGCTTTAACACGGGAGACAAACTGGAAGCTCTGGACAAAAGTGCAGGCGACTGGTGGGTTGCCCGGGCCCTCACCGGGCTGTCGGTCAACCAGCAGGGCTACATCCCGTCCAACTATGTGGCCCCCGTGGAGAGCATCGAGTCCGAGCC GTGGTATTTCCCGGACACCAAGAGACTGGATGCGGAGAAGCAGCTCCTGGCTGGAGGCAACAAGCACGGAGCCTTCCTGATCCGCAACTgtgagagtcagagaggagagctGTCCCTCTCCG TGCTGGACAGGGGAAAGGCGAAGCATTACCGACTGCGTCGGGGAGAGAACGGCCACTACCACGTGTCGAAGAACAGGACGTTTGAAACCCTCAAGGAGTTGGTGCAACATTACTCTCTACAAGAAGATGGCCTCTGTGCAAAACTTCTTGAACCATGTAAAAGG ATGGAAGCGCCCCAGACCCACGGCCTCTCGTACCAGGACCAGTGGGAGATCCCCCGCAGCTCTCTGAGGCTGCTGAAGAGGCTGGGAGCCGGGCAGTTCGGGGAGGTCTACGAGGGCCTCTGGAACAACACCACGCCAGTAGCTGTGAAGACACTGAAACCGG GAACCATGGACTCTGAGGACTTCCTCCGGGAGGCCCAGATCATGAAGAAGCTGCGCCACCCGAAGCTCATCCAGCTGTACGCCGTGTGCACCCTCGAGGCACCCATCTACATCATCACCGAGCTCATGAGCAACGGCAGCCTCCTCGAGTTCCTCCAAA agGACAACGGGAGCAAGCTGGGCATCAGAGACCAGATCGAAGTGGCGGCCCAGGTGGCGTCGGGGATGGCGTTCCTGGAGCTGCAGAACTACATCCACCGAGACCTGGCGGCACGCAACGTCCTGGTCGGGGAGAACAACGTCTGCAAGGTGGCCGACTTCGGACTGGCCCGCGTGTTCATC GTGGAGAACGAGGACTACTACGTAGCCAGAGAAGGCACCAAGTTCCCGGTCAAGTGGACGGCCCCGGAGGCCATCCACAACGGCAAGTTCACCATCAAGTCCGACGTGTGGTCCTTTGGGATCCTGCTGCACGAGATCATCACCTTCGGCCAGATGCCCTACCCGA acatGTCCAACTTGCAGGTGGTCTCCAAGGTGCCCACGGGGTACAGGATGCCCGCGCCCCCCCACTGCCCTAAGATGATGTACGAGATCATGCAGGACTGCTGGAAGGCAGAGGAGCAGGACCGGCCCACCTTCGAGACGCTGCAGTGGAAACTGGAGGGCTACTTTGACCCCGACGTGACGTCCTACGACGACGCTAACCGCTACTAG